CGCAAGCAGCTCAACAATGAGCGGTTCCATCGTAACACCATGCACTGATGCACACCATGCGGTGGTTTGCACTGATGCTAGGGGCGATGGAGCAACACCTCAAGACTTGTGTTTGTAtggctaagagcatctccaacagacgcGCGCAGGCGCGGCGCGTTAAATTTTTGTACAGTGCCGAAATAGCGCTTTTGCGCGCCGAACTAGTCAGTTGCTTCACCAGGCGCCCAAAATTTTGAGCGTGCCGCTTCAGCAGGCGCGGTAAATAGAGCGTGTGCGACCAGCCGGTGCACAAACAACACATACAAGATGATCTCAAACATCCAAAATATACAAATTTCACACAAACAAGATGATCTCAAACATCAATGAGAAACATAGCATAGTTCAAATTCATAGCATAGTTCAAAAACACGCAAAGTTCGCACAAACAAGATGATCACAAGCAAAGTTCATGACAAACAAGTTCACACAAACGAATTAAACATCAACAATCATTCCCCATCTTCTTCCCGGGCGGCATGAAGAGCCCGCGCGTGAGGCCAGTGTTCGGAGCCACAACGGTGGCGGAGGTCAAGTCCGCGCTAGGGtttgtggcggcggcggcggcggagaggtcGCGCGTGTATGGAGGGGTTAGGGGGGTATCAGTGCGCCCGTCCATGGCTGGAGGTTGGCGGCGGCAGCGCGAGGCGGGGCGAAAGCGGGCGCGGGCGGAGAGTTCAGCGGCGGTTGCTCGCTCGCGCGCGATTTCTTTCTGTCGCACGCACGGTAGCGGACGCCCAAAAAAGTAGTGCGCGATGTAGTTCTGTTCGGCGCGCGGAGTGATTTTTAGCGCGCGTGATTTTTGCACGTCTGCTGGAGTTGCCGATTCGGTTGCGCGCACGCTGAAAAACCATTTTTTTTAGGCGCGTGGCTTATTTAGCGtctctgttggagatgctctaagtacGTAGGAGTACTAGTTTGAGTAGGTCTTCTAGGTTAATTAGGAAAACCATGTATACGTGATTTCGGTATCCAATTGGACTACGGGTTATAAGTCAGAAGGGTTTATACCCtaaaaatgaggaagaggaggaacACTAGAGGAGGAGGGGATCGACCGCAGAGAAGTTCTTCCCGACCGATCGGCCCGCAGGGACGCAGAGCGAGGTTGGAGGCGGACGGCAACTGAGCAGCGCACACAGCGGGGCCGCGCCCGAGATGTCGGTTCTGATCGTTACGAGCGTGGGCGACATCGAGGTGGATCTACACACAGACGAGTTGCCCATCACCACTAAGAACTTCCTCAAGCTCTGCAAGATCAAGTACTACAACGGCTGCCTCTTCCACAAGGTGGAGAGGGATTTCCTGGCACACACAGGGGACCCAACCGGAATCGGCACTGGAGGTGATTCTGTGTACAAGATCCTTCATGGCGATCAAGATCGTTTTTTCGATGACGAGTTCCGTCCGGACCTGAGGCATTCAAAGGCTGGCACCGTCGCCATGGCAGGTGGCTCGCAGTTCTACTTCACCTTGCGGGACGGCGTGGACGGTCTTGATGGTAAACACACTGTGTTTGGGGTGGTCGCTGAAGGTGAAGGTTTCGACACACTGGCAAAGATAAATGAATCATGTGTTGCTGATAAAAGGGAGACCATTCATGGACATAAGGATTAAACATACATATGTCTTGGACGATCCATTCGATGATCCTCCTCAGCTTGCAGAACTCATCCCTGGGGATTCTCCCATAGGAAAGCCACGTGCCGAGATTGCAGAAGATCGCTTAGACGTTCCTTCGGATGATGCACTTGCTAGTGTCGTGATCGTTAGCTGCGATCACTGCGGCGGAGACATTCCAGGAGTCGAACAGGCAGACAATGTCTTGTATGTTTCTAAACCTAACCCAATTACAGAGGACGAGGATCTGCGTACAATCTTTTCTCGTTTCGGAACCATGACATCGGCTGAAATAATTCGTGACTGCAAGACCGGAGATAGCTTATG
The Aegilops tauschii subsp. strangulata cultivar AL8/78 chromosome 3, Aet v6.0, whole genome shotgun sequence genome window above contains:
- the LOC109776841 gene encoding peptidyl-prolyl cis-trans isomerase CYP59-like, whose translation is MSVLIVTSVGDIEVDLHTDELPITTKNFLKLCKIKYYNGCLFHKVERDFLAHTGDPTGIGTGGDSVYKILHGDQDRFFDDEFRPDLRHSKAGTVAMAGGSQFYFTLRDGVDGLDGKHTVFGVVAEGRPFMDIRIKHTYVLDDPFDDPPQLAELIPGDSPIGKPRAEIAEDRLDVPSDDALASVVIVSCDHCGGDIPGVEQADNVLYVSKPNPITEDEDLRTIFSRFGTMTSAEIIRDCKTGDSLCYAFIEFEAKEDCERAYFKMEDSLIHDRRIQVDFAQNVSKLWGRFRQSTRNADKDGRLKCGAPDHLARDCDQGVEEENKGTNYVLEDQNTHRGGNNRRSYDLVFDDDVVANKLLDMIHLTMNFLI